In Syngnathoides biaculeatus isolate LvHL_M chromosome 19, ASM1980259v1, whole genome shotgun sequence, the genomic window aaattctgaccctcaaagacctgttactccACTTTTAGGAGTCgacctccactccgtgtattttcctgaatcagatgcacctgtgtgaggtcgttagctgcgtaaagacacctgtccaccccatacaatcagtaagactcgaacttttaacatgcccaagaccaaagagctgtccaaagacaccagagacaaaattgtacaactccacacggctggaaagggctacagagaaattgccattCATCATGGTGAAACAAaggcccactgttggagcaatcattagaaaatggaagaagccaaacatgaaggtcaatctcaatcggagtggagccccatgcaagatattgaccacgtggggtctcaatggtccttagaaaggtaaggaatcagcccaggactacacgacctgggacaaccgtttccaaggagactattggtaatacactaagacatcatgatttgaaatagtacatggcacagaaggtttccctgcttaaaccagcacatgttaaggcccgtcctaagtttgccaatgaccatttgaatgatacagaggagtcatgggagaacgttttgaggtcagatgagactaaaactgaactttttggtcataatttcacttaCCGTGTTTtcaggaagatgaatgatgagtttcatcccaacaacaccatccctactgtgaagcatgggggtggtagcatcatgctttgggggtatttttctgcacatgggacaggatgaatgcactgtattaaggaaaggatgactgcggccatgtattgtgagattttggggaacaacctctttccctcagtcagaacattgtagatgggtcgtggctgggtgtttcaagatgacaatgacccacacagcacaggaaaaccaaggaatggctgcgtaagaagcatatcaaggttctggcgtggcctagccagtctccagacctaaacccaacggaaaatctttggagggagctgaaactctgtttctcagcaacagcccagaaacctgcctgatctagagaagatctgtatggaggactggaccaaaatccctcctgtagtgtgtgctaacctggtgaacaactacaggaaacatttgacctatgcaaacaaagtctactgtaccaaatattaacattgtttttctcaggtgttcaaatatttatttgcagctgtatcacaaaaataaatcgtttaaaaaatcatacattttgatttctggattatcctttttacattatcgctctcacagtggacatgcacttacgatgaaaatttcagacccctccaagatttctaagtgggagaacttgcaatatagcagggtgttcaaatacttattttcttcactgtaatataCTGTACGTACTGTATTAAATTTGTCATAACTTAAACCAGGTTTATGTACACAATGTAATGTCAGTCGTTCTACAAAATCACTGatgatttcttttcctttctgcttccTTTTCTCCCAGTGAGTACCACATCTTTACGCTCTGTACAGAGACCAAATCCGACATTGTCCATTGCTACTGGCCCAATCCTCTGGTGGAGAGATACATCATCCGCATACACAAGCACTTTTTCTCCAACTGCACTTTGGAGCAGGTGATATGGGTGGACCCCTCTGACAAGACGTTAGCTATCCTCATCCTAATTCCGGTTTTCCTCACCTTGGCTATGATTGCCATGGTGGTGTGGTGCAGCAAGAGGAGCGACAATCTGGCCTAGATGGACAGCGAGACTTTATGCCATGATGTAAGAGGGGAGCTGGATTCTGAATAAAAGACAAGATCGGAACATCACTGTACAAAATGAAGCAGCGTTCGGAGGTTTTGGGAGGTCGATCGTTTGTTCTGCAAATGTTCCAGCAAACCACCGGCTAAAGATAACAGCCAAAAGTCAAAAGATTGTGGGTGCTTTCACACAAGCATCGCGTAATCAGTTTTCACAGAACTCTGGTTCATTTTTCCCCGCCGGTGCGATTATTTGATCGAGGGTGAACGGACTCACTGAGCAAATTAATCGGTTCGAGCCCTGAACAAACTGGCACGGTTCAGTTGTGCTAAGAAAGGGATCCAATTTCAAATTTGGAAAATGCTAAAAGACATAGCAGTGATGCAAAGGCATACAACATATGTTTTCTGTTTAGCATATGAGCAGTTTGCATCATAACTGAAAACAGAATGTCTTGGTTGGACAATCAAAATGCTCACCTAGTTGCTGGCCAAGATAAGTTTTCAAGCTATCACAAAAAAGCCAGTTATGTGTTAAGAATCACACCACAATGAAGCAGATGTAGTTTGTTGATTTGAACCCGAGAACACAAACTCTCTGTGTGAAAGCACCCGAAATGTTATATTTGTATCTGTCCCTAGCTCAGGTCGCAGGTCGTGGTGAGAACTACAAAAGACACAATATTCTCCCACCCAAACATAAAGGCCACTGAGGTCTTGTCTCAGGCCTCCTGTGCCACTTACAGATTTCAAAGGTTTAGCATTGAAAATCCATTTCGGAACATTTCCCATTCCACTCCTATTTATACAAACGACAACTGGTAGCGAGAGTTGGCTATCTTCCAATTGTAAAAAGCTGAGTTTTTTGCTTTATATTAAAGAAAAAGTTCATCTGTATTCTCCAAAAATGTCATACTATTTATTGTATTTGCCTTAGAGTTAAATGTGGACATCCAGTGCTGAACAATATCACCTGTTTAGGTTTTCAGCATTTCGATGGAGGAATTGACTGGCCAGACCGAGACCAGTGACCTTTGACATTCTTGTCTGTCTTGTCACTGTACTCTAGCTGAAGGCCATAGTATCCGGTGATGGAACTCTTTCAACTCATGGGAAAAAAGATTCCCAGCGGACACCATTTTAAACATTGATACATGAAAGGAAGAAAAGGAATCCCAAAGATGGACTTAAAGGGATTCTGCAAGTTTCCACTCACTGCGGAGATACTCTTGGGGCAGTCGTCACTGgaaatgacaaacaaatatgagacaATGCTATGATTCAACTATTTTGAGTCTCTCGTGACTGTTTTATAACAGTGTAACTTATCAGAAATTGAAGAGTAAAATGCTGTTAATACACTGAGACTTCATACATTTCTGTGTAATGTTTCTGCCtcgttttttcacttttcaacagTTAGATTATGTGCACGCCAGACTTATCTGAAACCTTCATTTGAATACGATGCTGTTGTAAATCATTCATgagtttaaaatttgatacactttcatttttttctggctaCAAAATGAGATTGTCATGTGAAAAACTGCTTGAAATAagaacaaaacaatgttttttttttcagtgaaacgATGTGTAAATGACGCTTAAATTTGGTGATATCATTCCATCATTTTTGGtacaggtgggactgcatcagggttccccactgagccccttcctgtttgcggtagtaatggatagcctgacagatgaggttagactggaatccccttggaccataatgttcgcagatgatgttttgatctgcagtgaaaccagggagcaggctaaggaacaattagaaagatggaggtacgcattggaaaggagtaatgaagattagctgaagtaaaacagaatatatgtgggtgaatgagagggttgccagccaaagttggatgttttggagacaaggttagagagagcagacttcgatggtttggacatgtccggaggcgagagagtgagtatattggtaaaagggtgctgaggatcgagctgctaggcaaaagagcaagaggaagaccaaagagaaggttgatggatgttgtgagggaggacatgagggcagttggggttagagatgAAGATGCACGAGAGTGGCTTAAATggaaggatgacacgctgtgccgacccctaatgggataagccaaaagaaaaagaagaagaagattctataATTTTTGGAAGATTTACTCTTAGTGCCAGAGAATCATTCCAAAGTTTCAAAAGATCTTCAAACTTTATATGTGTTATACTGTAattacagttaaaaaatatatatatatatttttatagccATCTGTGTGTTTCATTACCAGCCCCTGGTCTTTGGTGCGTAAATATGGATCtcttccaaaaagttctatAATAGAATGGAAGCCGACAAACAATGACGCCACTGATTTTCACTTCTAAATGTATAACAATCCTAGCTTTATTGCTCTTAATTGTTCTTTTATATGAACAATACCTCTTGGACTTGGGAGTGGGTGAATTTTTTTATCCtccagaggattttttttcttggaaacaCATTGTCTTCAATTGGCTCATTGGTTCTCTGGGAGTGTTTATTCTGGCATTTGTGCACGTATTCAAGCAGAGACATCATTCTTTTATGAAGTCAACAATTTTGATGTATGCAAACGTCCAGACATTAAATAGATAACACGTTTGCTTTGTGTGTAAACCTACAAAACAATAAGAAGAACACCAAGGGACGCCGATTACATCTTATCGCTTATAAACTGTCGTCGCTGGCAGCGGCCGATGGTCAATGATGTTGGTTCTGCGGCTTTAATCCGCAACGAGTAGACTGAGAGGACAAAGCAGGAAACCACAAACTCCGTGTGCACAATACAATGCCAGTATCATCAGTTActatcaaaacaaacacaagctAACACACAAGCACAATTTATTCCACTAAAACTCCAGGAAAGAAGCtgtgcgttttttttgtttttgtttttgtttcagaaCATTCAAAACATTAAGTGTTTATAAACGCACACTGAAGAGACCGTAGATGACGAGAGGCGGGACTTAGCAGTGCAGGTTCCCTGAAGGATGGTTTTCCACAAGGCCTTCATAACCAGCCACTTGGAGGCAGGAAGGATATTCAATCTTTTTCCCAGAGTTGACAGAAGAATACAGGGAAGTGGGTTGACCTGGTGCTTTTTGACCAAAAGCGGCACGGGAAGTACAAGGGTGCCATTCAATTTCCATCTCAAGTCGCTCTGCCGCAAAGAACCAACTTGGGGCAAAGTCTCTTCATGAGCGGGAGTTTTGCAGCGTTACGGCACAGATGGGGACTTCTTTGTGATCACACGTCTGACTTAAAGCGATTATGTAATATActgatttttttctccagtaaAGTTGAAGGAAGTTGATTCAAGTCGTCACATGGGTTAAAAACACGTCATAAATCAAGTCATGCAAAGGTACTCacttaaaacatattttgatgGGATGTGATGGGAAGATTTTGTTTGTATAAATGATTCCAAGTGCCAGTGCTGTTGGGAtggtaaatatttgtaaataataTAAAGGCCAAGCTGTATCATAATTAGatttaaaaattatgttttgcatGATATTATATTCGTGTGTGTGACATGGAGGAGAGGCATTAACTTTGTGCACTTTGCAGGTCTTGCTTCATGAAGTTCATCAAGCAATGAGACAGCCCTCTCAATCTGCCATCTATGTATACATGTCTATGGTAATGCAAATACCTAGTTTTCTGTTGTctatcattttattgttttccaaATTAAACTGATGTGAAGCTCAATTTACATTTGACCAGCTATCGCTGAGCTAAACTCTGAAGCTTACATAGTTCATCTTCATCGGAGGGTTTCACAGTGAAAGACGAAATTAGATATCATTGGATGGTTGTTGTATTTCTTACTTTCGAGGTGCAAACCTTGAACTTTGCTCGTCTTTTTACTGATTTCATGAAAGAAAATAACCTTTGAATCCCAACGTAATGTTTTTGGAGCCACTTCTATACATACCTGTTTTCGTGGCATTTGCATGACACATCTTAGCATGCAGGGCATTTCTAGATATGTGCAAATGACTacaccccccccactccccccttGAAAACCGAATGCATCTTGTGGCCCTTGCGACGCCATTCAGTATCTACCAAATGCCCATCTGATTGGCTCAACATAAAAAGGGTATTATTATCTTCACAATAAAAGAATGTATAAAATAGCTCATGTATTGAATCTTAATAGATTGTATCAGTGAATCATTATTTTGTGGCCAAAATCATAATCTGGGAAAATCCTTGTCTGCCCTTCACCATATAGGAAATGTGAATGTTGCTAAGATGAGGATGATTGTTTACGTCCTCTCTAGCCTTTGAGAAATAGTTGCTAATTATATCGACCAAATCACTAATTTGGACTGCTTGTATCACTCAAACACGTGcatatcaaaataaaagcatacagAGTTTTCATAGGCTGATCAGACATTGTGGATGGGCCAGATGTTCCCCACGGGCTAGATTTTCCCTTGATCTCGTCTAGATCCGGCTAAAGGTTAAAGGGATGTACTGTATTAAAACTGGTCCAAAAGATGAATTACACACAACTGAAAAGGGTAGGagtaatgtttaaaatgtaaacaaaagaaaGGTTTGTCATGTTCGtcacaatatttcatttcacCAATTAATTCAAATATACTCAAAATGTGGCcagaaaatataacttttttttttcaattgttcaaTTTTATTTCCTTCTTTTCACAGTTGCGAACAATCAAACAAACAGTGACGGTCTGTTTGAATCCCTCTAGGAAACACCcccttgaaaataaaatcactgaCAGCCGTCCTGAATGAACAGCAGACCCTTTAATAAGAAGTCAGTTCTCACAAGTCACTAAACTCAGAcctcacacaaaacacacagttTCCCACAGTAAAATTGCTCCGAAGCACATGACCCAAACAGGACATCCTCCCAATCTTTCACCCGCTTAAGTTCCCACTCTCACCCTACTACTCCACCCTCATCATTCTCTCATTCCTTATTTTCTGCTACGATGAGGTTGTGAATGAGCTCGCTTTCGCAATCTTAGGTACCGCGCTATCAAACGTTACCAATTTCGTTCAAGATTTCCCAGACCTCTTTGGCTCACGactcaaattaaaatgttgattcCTCCCTGGAATAACTAAATGTCTGACGTAACGTCAAGAATAACTTGTAAGAGGAAGCAAAGCACCACGCGGcatccaaaatacaaaaaagaagaaagaatagTAATAGAAGAAATCAAAGAACCTAGGTTAACtcttctcttttcatttttattttgactctCGATCCAAACGCTCAACACAAGGAGTTTTTCCTGTTTATGTTCGGCAACAACACAAGCTTCAGATTGCATATTAAATCATGTTTCAGATCACGATCACAGAGTCTGTGGGCTAGTCTTGCTAAATGTGGAGTCTACATGAAGCCTCGGACTCGTCGTTTAAATCCCCATTCTCGATTTGCGTTGACAGTAATGGATAACTAGCGAGCAACAATTGAAGCCTCATCCCTT contains:
- the LOC133492825 gene encoding receptor activity-modifying protein 3-like, which encodes MDTNWLGVLKLFAVAILVNVWLVGGLSATESFNIEPTSPRPRRACNESRLEWEVEVCGEDFKRNMAHIEPQYWCNLTHFVSEYHIFTLCTETKSDIVHCYWPNPLVERYIIRIHKHFFSNCTLEQVIWVDPSDKTLAILILIPVFLTLAMIAMVVWCSKRSDNLA